A single window of Botrytis cinerea B05.10 chromosome 3, complete sequence DNA harbors:
- the Bcapn1 gene encoding Bcapn1 encodes MPPRRSGRNANAAISDVPTTEVSPAATKKGGKDIKNEDTEVLKLAANSIRTKAKEDSGNLEDADEGEEEKKAIDIPKTAKIVNVKKEAAVATKNKAPVKRKLKEEEDEGEEDREEKKTTKKRKTKEEKEAESMPLAERTLVSTLKKAVHIGAHVSGAGGVQNSVNNSSRIGGNAFALFLKSQRKWVNPPLASEARDQFKSLCEEQKYDASKFVLPHCSYLVNLAQPDEEKAKQAYDCFLDDLKRCEELGIKLYNFHPGSTGGNPRPEAIGRIAAQLNKAHKATKTVITLLENMAGAGNVIGSTWEDLRDIIALVDDKSRVGVCLDTCHTFAAGYDLRSPEAFKETMDGFDKIVGLPYLKALHLNDSKSPLASNRDLHANIGTGFLGLRAFHNVVNFEPFQNMPMVLETPTEKKDAKGKTVEDPSTWAKEIKLLEGLLERDPESKEFKEEEQRLQDSGADERKKFQGQADKKKQEVLKKGQKTLDSMFKKGSAKKGKKSTKESDGEESEDGGCSH; translated from the exons ATGCCTCCTCGAAGATCTGGTCGAAACGCCAATGCTGCAATTTCAGATGTTCCGACAACTGAAGTCTCGCCTGCTGCAACGAAGAAGGGCggaaaagatataaagaatgAGGATACCGAGGTTCTAAAGTTAGCTGCGAATAGTATCCGAACCAAAGCGAAGGAAGATAGTGGCAATTTAGAGGACGCAGACGAAggtgaagaggagaaaaaagCTATTGACATCCCGAAAACAGCTAAGATCGTTAATGTAAAGAAAGAGGCTGCAGTGGCCACAAAAAACAAAGCTCCCGTGAAACGCAAACtcaaggaagaggaggacGAAGGCGAAGAGgacagagaagagaagaagactacgaagaagagaaaaacgaaagaagaaaaagaagcagaaaGTATGCCATTGGCAGAACGTACACTGGTTTCGACGTTAAAGAAGGCCGTACATATCGGCGCTCATGTCAGTGGTGCAGGAG GCGTCCAAAATTCAGTCAATAACTCTTCTCGTATCGGTGGCAACGCGTTCGCTTTGTTCCTCAAATCTCAACGAAAATGGGTCAATCCTCCTCTAGCTTCTGAAGCTCGCgatcaattcaaatctttgTGCGAAGAACAAAAATACGATGCCTCGAAATTCGTTCTCCCACATTGTTCGTATCTGGTTAATTTAGCACAGCCAGACGAAGAAAAAGCCAAGCAAGCATACGATTGTTTCCTGGACGATCTGAAAAGATGTGAAGAGTTAGGTATTAAACTATACAACTTCCATCCAGGAAGTACAGGTGGCAACCCAAGACCTGAAGCAATTGGGCGTATCGCAGCTCAATTGAACAAAGCTCACAAAGCAACGAAGACGGTAATCACACTGCTAGAGAATATGGCAGGAGCTGGAAATGTAATTGGCTCTACATGGGAAGACCTTCGGGATATTATTGCTCTTGTTGATGATAAATCCCGAGTTGGTGTTTGTCTAGATACATGTCATACGTTTGCTGCAGGATACGATCTGAGATCACCCGAAGCTTTCAAGGAGACTATGGATGGGTTCGACAAGATTGTTGGATTACCATACCTAAAAGCTTTACATCTCAATGACAGCAAATCACCGTTAGCATCAAATCGGGATTTACACGCCAACATCGGTACTGGATTTCTTGGCCTTCGAGCATTCCATAATGTGGTGAACTTTGAACCCTTTCAAAATATGCCTATGGTTCTCGAAACACCAactgagaagaaagatgcaaAGGGAAAGACCGTCGAGGATCCATCTACATGGGCCAAGGAGATCAAGTTGCTTGAGGGACTGCTCGAAAGAGATCCTGAAAGCAAGGagttcaaagaagaagagcaacGCTTACAGGACTCAGGAGCAGATGAGCGGAAGAAATTTCAGGGCCAAGCCGACAAGAAAAAGCAAGAAGTACTCAAAAAGGGACAAAAGACTCTTGATTCGATGTTCAAAAAAGGATCGGCCAAAAAAGGCAAGAAAAGCACGAAGGAAAGTGATGGCGAGGAATCTGAAGATGGTGGTTGTTCACATTGA